From Paenarthrobacter sp. A20:
ACCAGCCAGTCAAAGTCGCCTACGGCCAGCCGGTCAAGGGCGTCATCGAGGGACGCCTGGTCCTCAGCCCGTTCAAAATCGATGAGGGGCAGGACCAATGGCGTGGCGCCCCGGCTTCCAAGGAGTGATGCCAGCGGCCTGGCACGATCGGCGCTCCTGGTAATCAGGACGCGCCGACCGCTCAGCCCTTGTGATGCATGCAGCTCAGGACGCGGCAAGGTCCGCGATCTCCGCGGCGCCGGCAGCAAGCAAGAGCTCCGCCACTTCGATGCCGAGCAACGTGGCTCCAACGTCTGTCAGGCCGTCCGTGGCCTTTTTCTCGCGCACAGTTTTGGTGCCATCCACGGCGCAGACAACGGCTTCCAAATAGAGCATGCTGCCCTTCCGGAAAGCATAGGCGCCGACGGGCGCGGCACAACCGGCTTCAAGCCTGGCCAGGACGGCACGTTCGGCCGTTACGGCCAGGCGGGTGTCGTCGTCGTTCAAGGCTGCCAGTGCCTGCGCCAGCACACCGTTGGAGCCCTCAGCGGTTCCTGCCTGACGTGGAGCCTCCTCCGTGCGGCACTCAATGGCCAGCGCGCCTTGTCCTGGTGCGGGAAGCATGACGTCCGTGGCGAAGAACTCGCTGACAGTATCCAGTCGGTCTATACGTTCCAAGCCGGCGGCAGCCAGCACCACAGCGTCAAGATCGCAGGACTTGCCCGGAACAACCTCCTCAGTGGCATTTCCGGGAAGCCCCGGGACGCGTCCAAGGCGGGTGTCCACGTTTCCGCGGATGTCCAGCACTTCGATGTCAGGCCGGGCGGCCCGGAGTTGTGCTGCCCGACGGGGTGAGCCTGTGCCCACTCTTGCCCCGCCCGGAAGCTCCGCAAGGGTCAGCCCATCGCGGGCGCATAGTACGTCCCTGACATCAACGCGCTGGGGTGTCGCAGCAATGCTGAGGCCCACGGCGGCCCCGGTGGGCAGATCCTTGAGGGAGTGCACGGCGACATCGCAGCTGTCAGCCAGCAACGCGTCACGCAACGCTGCAACGAACACGCCTGTTCCGCCCATTTGGGAAAGGGAACCGGTCTTGACGTCGCCTTCGGTCTTGATGTGAACGAGCTCCACCGGGAAGCCGCCAACCGCAGCCAATTTGTCTGCCGTTTGCTGCGTCTGCGTCAGAGCCAGTTTGCTGGCCCTTGTGCCGATGCGAACGGTCACTTTGCTGCCTCCGAAGCCGGGTAGGCATCATGGCCGGTACCGGTGGTAGTGCCAACCTCTGCAATGACGGGCTTGGCGCCTCGGAAGTTCTCGCAGCAATTGGGCCGGCACACGTCGTACCAAGGTCCAAGGTCCGTGACATGGGGACGGTCGGCGATGTTGTTCTCCACTGTCCGTTCGCAGATCAGGTCCACCAGGCCGGATACGAAAGCCGCATGCGTCCCCGGGGTAGGAACGCGAGTGGCTTCGATGTCCAGGTTCTTGCAGGTTTCCAGGGCCTCGGTGTCGAGGTCCCAGGCAACTTCCATGTGATCGCTGACGAAGCCAAGGGGAACAATGACCACACCGCGGACGCCCTGGGGCGCTATTTCCTCAAGGTGGTCGTTGATGTCCGGTTCCAGCCACGGGATGTGCGGTGCACCGGAGCGGGACTGGTACACAAGATCCCAGGCGACGTTCGGTGCCACAACGTCCATGATGGCCTTGGCATTTGCCAGGTGCTGGGCTGCGTATGCGGAGCCTTCTGCGAATTCGCGCGGCTCGTCGTCGGAGCTTCCGGCGGCCTCGGCGTCCCTGGTGGGAATCGAGTGCGTTGCGAACAACACGCGGATCCTGGCGTCAGGGTCGGTTTCGCCAGCTGCGGCCAACTTGCCACGGATCTCTTCAAGACCCGCTGCCGTACCCTCAAGGAAGGGCTGGACTACGCCGGGGTGGTCGAAGTACTGGCGGATCTTGTCCACCTGAAGCTTGCCGTCCAGACCGGTTTCCGTCAGGGCAATGCCGATGTCTTCGCGGTACTGGCGGCAGCTGGAGTAACAGGAGTAGATGCTGGTGGTGAGCATCAGGATCCGGCGGTGTCCGGCGTCGTACGCGTCCTGCAGGACCGGCGCGATGTAGGGATCCCAGTTACGGTTGCCCCACAGAACCGGCAGCTCAATTTCCCGCTTGGCCAGTTCAGCCTCAATGGCGGCCTTCAGCTCACGGTTCTGCTGGTTGATGGGGCTGATCCCGCCAAACGCGCGGTAGTGGTGCGAGACCTCTTCGAGGCGCTCGTCCGGGATGCCCCGGCCACGGGTGACGTTGCGCAGGAAGGGGATGACGTCGTCCTGGCCTTCGGGACCACCAAAGGACGCAAGAAGCACGGCGTCGTAGCGTTTGGCTTCCTGGCGGCCGCGCTCAGTGATGGCGTTGGGTGCTGTGGAAACTTCGGGGCCGGTCATGCGAGAACCTCGGCAATCTCGGCCGCCGTGACGCGGCGGCCGGTGTAGAAGGGGATTTCTTCGCGCACGTGGTGGCGTGCCTCGGTGGAGCGCAGGTGGCGCATCAGGTCCACCAAGTCCACCAGCTCAGGTGCCTCGAGACCGAGGATCCATTCCCAGTCGCCCAGAGCGAACGAGGAGACGGTGTTGGAAATGACCTGCGGGAATTCGCGGCCCAGCATGCCGTGGTCGCGGAGCATCTTGCCGCGTTCTTCCGTCGGAAGCAGGTACCACTCATAGGAGCGCACGAACGGGTAGACGCAAAGCCAGGTGCTGGGCTCCACGCCGCGGGCGTAGGCGGGCACATGGCTCTTGGAGAACTCGGCTTCGCGGTGCACGCCCATGGCGGACCAAACGATGTCGGTTCCTGCAAAAAGCTTGCTGCGGCGGATGGAGCGGACTGCGGACTGAAGGTCCTCCGGCTTGGGGCCGTGGAGCCACACCATGATGTCAGCATCCGAGCGCATTGCCGAGACGTCGTAGCTACCGCGCAGGATCACGCCGCCGTCGGCGAGCTTCTCCGCAAGGGCTTCGAATTCCTGGGCAGCATCGCCGCTGCGCAGAACGTCGGCCGAGCGCTTGAAGACCGTCCACAGCGTGTAGAACTGTTCTTCGGTTTCAGCAGTTTTAGTGACAGATTCGGCAGAAGTGTGGCTCATGGTTCAAGTTTGCCCCGTGCCAGCCCCTAAGTCGAAACGGATCAGTTCTACAACGCGTAGAAGTGACACAAATCACAGACGGGAGTGCTTTTGGCCCCATCCCGTCGCCAGCTGCCCCCGGGTGTCCGCCACCACGGCCGCCAAGCCATTTCCGGCCAGCCAGCCGCCCACGACAGTCAAGCCATCCACTTCGGCACACGCTTTGCGCACCTGCGCAACCCGCTGTTTATGACCAACGGCAGCAAAGGGCAGGGCGCCGGACCAGCGCACCACATCCCAATCAACAATGTCCGCACGGGACACCGGAACCGTCAACAATGCTGACGCGTCCTCCAGGGCCGCAGCCAAGAGGGAACCGTCGTCGGTGGCGGATTCCGCTCCCCCACCAGTCTCTTCGCGCCGCCCATAGGAAAGTCGCAGGACATGCGTACCCGGACCGGCTTCTGCTGCCAACCAATCCCACTTGGCAGTCGCGTGCGTCAGTGCCTTGGCTTTGATTCCGGGGGTCTGCGGCGCAACCAGGATGCCTGTGCCCCTGGGCCTTCGATCCAACTCCGGCAAGTCCACCACCATCGTCACCAGGCTGACCAACGGCCCCGGAGCGGGACGCAGGCCGGACAACCCGGGCAGGGACGGCTCCAGCAGCCCGACGGCGGCAGGACCGTCGAGCGCGACGACCAGCCGGCCGGCGTCGTACGCGGAATCGCCCGCGGTAACCAGCCAGCCATCGCGGGTCCTCACGACGGCATCGGCATGTTTGCCGGTCAGCAAATCGACTCCGCGCTTCCGTAGGTCGCCGACCAACGCAGCCACCAGCGTGTTCATGCCACCCTTCAAACCGGCGACGGCGGACCCTGGCTTTGCTGGACTGGAGGCGGAGCCGGTGGCGTGCTTGCGCTGGGCCGCGACAGCGGCAGCAAGCGAACCGTACTTGCGGATACCTGCCCTGAGCCCGGGCGCAACCATGTCAATGTCCAGGAGGCCGGGATCGGCGGAGTGAACGCCACCCACTACCGGGGACACCAAACGTTCCAGGACCTTCTTGCCCATACGGACACGTACCAATGATGAGACGCTGGTGACCTCGGCAGAGGTTCCGATCGATGCAGGCAGCCAGCGGTCCATGGATGCCCTGATGGCGCCGATCAGCCCCAGGGAACGGCGGACTTCCCGGTCCCAGGGATTGGCGGGAATGCCCAGGACGCCGGTCTTGGGCAGTTCCTGCGGGCCATCCGGCAATTGCACCCAGGCACCTCCAGGGTGTGGGGAAACGATGTTGTCCGCCAAGCCGAGTTCGCGCGCTAGGTCGGCTACGGCCGGAGACCGTGTGGCGAAGGACTCGGCGCCGCTGTCAAGGCGCAGTCCCGCCACGACGTGGCTCCCAACGCAACCTCCCCACTCCTGGCGTGCCTCCAGGACCGTGACAGACATGCCCGCCAAAGCGAGTTCCCGCGCAGCGAGAAGGCCCGAGATCCCTCCACCCACCACCACGGCGGTTTCCTTGGGTGGGTGCGTCTTTGGAGTTGAGTGTCCCCCGCGCATTGGCCCTACTCTGCGGCGATCGAGTGGATGAGCTCCACGACGCGCGTCAGTACCGTGGGGTCCGTCTCCGGAGGAACGCCGTGGCCGAGGTTCAGGACATGGCCCGGCGCGTGCGCGCCCGCCGCGATGACCTCGCGGACGTGTGCTTCAAGGACCTCCCACGGTGCCGAAAGCAGCGCGGGATCGATGTTCCCCTGCAACGGCACTGTTCCACCCAAGCGACGATTGGCCTCGTCGAGGGGCAGGCGGTAGTCAACGCCCACCACGTCCACACCGACATCGCGCATGGCGACCAGGAGCTCGGACGTGCCGGTGCCGAAGTGAATCAGCGGAGCCCCCAAACCGCGGACGTGGTCGAGGGCCCGCGTCGAGGCAGGTGCCACGTACTTGGTGTAGTCGGCCAGACCCAGGGATCCTGCCCAGGAGTCAAAGAGCTGTGCGGCCGAAGCGCCGGCCTCAAGTTGCGCCTGCAGGAACATGCCGGAGGTATCGGCTGCCCAGTTCGCCAAGGCTTCCCACGTTTCAGGATCAGCGTGCATCATGGTCCGCGGGCCGAGGTGGTCACGCGACGGCTTTCCCTCAACCATGTAGGCAGCAAGGGTGAACGGTGCACCGGCGAACCCGATCAGCGGCGTCTTGCCAAGTTCGGCAACTGTCAGGCGGACGGCTTCGCGGATGGGTTCAAGCGCTTCCCAGGTCAGAGTGGGAAGTGCCGCCACGTCCTCAGCCGTGCGCACGGGCTTGTCCAAAACCGGACCCACACCGGGGACGATGTCCACGCCCACCCCGGCAAGCTTCAAGGGGATGACGATGTCGGAGAAGAAGATAGCGGCATCGACGTCGTGGCGGCGGACCGGCTGAAGCGTGATCTCAGCGGCCAGCTCGGGCCTCAGGCATGAGTCAAGCATCGCAACGCCCTCGCGCACCTTCAGGTACTCGGGCAGGGAGCGACCGGCCTGGCGCATGAACCACACGGGCCTGCGGGAGGGCGTGCCACCGCGGTAGGCCGTGATCAACGGGGAGTCCGAGGTGCGGCCGTCCTTCAGCGGGTGGTTGGCGCCGAGGGTTCCCGCCGGGGCGGTGGAGGCCGTACTGTTGGATGCTGCCGCGCTAGAAGTCATGCCTTCGATTGTGCCGAAAATCCGGGGCAAAAGATAACGACAAGCTGTCACGTCGCGCCCCGCCCGGGCCGTTGTGGCCGGGATCACTCGCCTGCGTGTGGATCACCACGGCGCCACATTGTTCTACCGGGCTACGAAAAAGCTATGATTGGGGTGCTGTGGTTCTTTTCTCATTGGTGGCTACACACGCCGACATCGACCTCGAAACTGTCGCTCAGTTGAGCAACGGTTCCTCTGGGCTTGCCTCCGCTGCCCTCATCGATTCCCCTGTGGTTTCCGGAACGGTGGTGTTGGCCACCTGCAACCGCTACGAGGTTTACGGGGAAACAGCCAATGGGGCCGACCTTGAAGCAGCCCGCTCCGCCCTCGTTTCGCAGATCAGTGAGCTGAGCGGCCTCAACGAGCAACTCGTATCCCGCTCCTTCGCCACCCACACTGGAGCCGATGTCACCAGGCACCTCTTCGCCGTGAGCGCGGGCCTGGACTCCGCGGTTGTGGGCGAACGTGAAATCGCCGGCCAGGTACGCCGGGCACTGATTACCGCCCAGCAGGAAGGCACGGCTAGCTCCGGGCTCGTCAGGCTTTTCCAGGCGGCTTCCAAGACCGCCAAGGATGTCGGTGCGCAGACTGCCCTCGGCTCCCGCGGCCTCTCCATCGTCTCCGTTGCATTGGACCTCGCCACTGACCTCGCTGAAAACGATGATTGGTCGACCAAACAGGTAGTCGTCTTCGGTACCGGAGCGTATGCCGGCGCCACAATGTCGCTGCTCAGGGAACGCGGCTGCACTGAGGTCTCCGTCTATTCTTCCTCCGGCCGCGCCGAAGGCTTCGTCGCCACCCGCGGTGGGACCGCGCTCGACGCCGACACGCTCCCCGCTGCTGTTGCCGCAGCTGACGTCATGATTGGCTGCAGCGGTTCCGACAACCGGGTGGAGGCCGCTGAACTTGCCCGCGTCCGGGAAAACTCGGGCAAGCCGTTGATCGCGATCGACCTTGCCCTTACCCATGACTTCGACCCCGCTGTGGGAGAACTCGACGGCGTTGAGCTCCTGACGCTTGAGTCCGTTCGTCTCGCCGCACCCCAGGAACAAGCAGAATCGCTGTCCCAGGCCAGCGCAATCGTCACCGGGGCTGCCGCGTCCTTCGAGTCAGAGCGCGAGGCCCGGTCTGTGGACACGGCCATTGTGGCGCTGCGACGCCACACCATGAATGTCCTGGACGCCGAGATGGAAAAGGTGCGCGCCCGCCACGGTTGCACTGCTGCCGCCGAAGAGGTTGAGTTCGCGCTGCGCCGCATGGTCAAGCAACTCCTCCACATCCCGACGGTCCGTGCGCGCGAACTCGCTGCCAACGGCCAACAAGATGACTATGTAGCCGCCCTTGAGGCCCTCTACGGTATCCAGGTGGAACAGCCGCAGTCAGCAACCCCGGCCGCGGAGTGCCCCGTGGACCACCAGCAACTCCGCTCCGAAAGCGCCTGACGCAACCGCTAGGCGAAAGCGTTCACTCCCGTCATCCCAGCGGAAAGCTCCCACAGTTTCCTTGCCGCGTCCTTGTCGACGGCGTGGGGGTCTACTCCCTGATAACGCGCCAGCGGTGACTCCTTCTCCGTGGGATGCGCTATATCGCAGTCCTCGCAGTAGACACCGCCCTTGCCAGCCAGCGCTTTGGACGTAGCAGCCCACAGCGACGTCGCTGCACCTTGTTCCGGCGTCTTGAAACCCTCACGAAGATTGCCCTCGGCGTCCATCCAGCCTGCGGCCACCATCTCTTCCTTGGGCAAGTGACGTTGCAGCTCGGTCATGATGCCCCCAGGGTGCACCGCGAAGGCACGCACGCCGAAGTCCCGGCCCAGCCGGTCCAACTCGACGGCAAAAAGCGCATTCGCGGTCTTGGCCTGGCCATAGGCTCGCCATTTGTCGTAGCCGGCAGTGAAATTGATGTCGTCGAACCGGATGGAGGACAGCTTGTGGCCGGTGGAGGACAAGGAAACAACGCGGGCGTCACCGGAAGCAGCCAAGGCCGGCCAGAGAACGTTGACCAGAGTGTAGTGCCCCAGATGATTGGTGGCGAACTGCGCTTCCCACCCCGGCCCCACACGCTGCTCTGGACTTGCCATGATGGCGGCGTTGTTGATCAGGATGTCCAGGGTGCTCTGCCCTTCCAGGAAGCGTGCCGCAAAATCCTTCACGCTGCCTTGGTCTGCCAGATCCAGTTGGTCAATCTGTACGTCGTTGGCCAGGCCGGCTTCCGCAAGGACGACTCGGGCGTGCTCCAGCCT
This genomic window contains:
- a CDS encoding ferrochelatase; protein product: MTGPEVSTAPNAITERGRQEAKRYDAVLLASFGGPEGQDDVIPFLRNVTRGRGIPDERLEEVSHHYRAFGGISPINQQNRELKAAIEAELAKREIELPVLWGNRNWDPYIAPVLQDAYDAGHRRILMLTTSIYSCYSSCRQYREDIGIALTETGLDGKLQVDKIRQYFDHPGVVQPFLEGTAAGLEEIRGKLAAAGETDPDARIRVLFATHSIPTRDAEAAGSSDDEPREFAEGSAYAAQHLANAKAIMDVVAPNVAWDLVYQSRSGAPHIPWLEPDINDHLEEIAPQGVRGVVIVPLGFVSDHMEVAWDLDTEALETCKNLDIEATRVPTPGTHAAFVSGLVDLICERTVENNIADRPHVTDLGPWYDVCRPNCCENFRGAKPVIAEVGTTTGTGHDAYPASEAAK
- the hemE gene encoding uroporphyrinogen decarboxylase; this encodes MTSSAAASNSTASTAPAGTLGANHPLKDGRTSDSPLITAYRGGTPSRRPVWFMRQAGRSLPEYLKVREGVAMLDSCLRPELAAEITLQPVRRHDVDAAIFFSDIVIPLKLAGVGVDIVPGVGPVLDKPVRTAEDVAALPTLTWEALEPIREAVRLTVAELGKTPLIGFAGAPFTLAAYMVEGKPSRDHLGPRTMMHADPETWEALANWAADTSGMFLQAQLEAGASAAQLFDSWAGSLGLADYTKYVAPASTRALDHVRGLGAPLIHFGTGTSELLVAMRDVGVDVVGVDYRLPLDEANRRLGGTVPLQGNIDPALLSAPWEVLEAHVREVIAAGAHAPGHVLNLGHGVPPETDPTVLTRVVELIHSIAAE
- a CDS encoding SDR family NAD(P)-dependent oxidoreductase, yielding MSEITDTPQQPLGSEFGHGSTAMDVVSGVDLSGRTAIVTGGYSGLGLETVRALVSAGAQVTVPARRLEHARVVLAEAGLANDVQIDQLDLADQGSVKDFAARFLEGQSTLDILINNAAIMASPEQRVGPGWEAQFATNHLGHYTLVNVLWPALAASGDARVVSLSSTGHKLSSIRFDDINFTAGYDKWRAYGQAKTANALFAVELDRLGRDFGVRAFAVHPGGIMTELQRHLPKEEMVAAGWMDAEGNLREGFKTPEQGAATSLWAATSKALAGKGGVYCEDCDIAHPTEKESPLARYQGVDPHAVDKDAARKLWELSAGMTGVNAFA
- the hemC gene encoding hydroxymethylbilane synthase, with the protein product MTVRIGTRASKLALTQTQQTADKLAAVGGFPVELVHIKTEGDVKTGSLSQMGGTGVFVAALRDALLADSCDVAVHSLKDLPTGAAVGLSIAATPQRVDVRDVLCARDGLTLAELPGGARVGTGSPRRAAQLRAARPDIEVLDIRGNVDTRLGRVPGLPGNATEEVVPGKSCDLDAVVLAAAGLERIDRLDTVSEFFATDVMLPAPGQGALAIECRTEEAPRQAGTAEGSNGVLAQALAALNDDDTRLAVTAERAVLARLEAGCAAPVGAYAFRKGSMLYLEAVVCAVDGTKTVREKKATDGLTDVGATLLGIEVAELLLAAGAAEIADLAAS
- a CDS encoding glutamyl-tRNA reductase; the encoded protein is MVLFSLVATHADIDLETVAQLSNGSSGLASAALIDSPVVSGTVVLATCNRYEVYGETANGADLEAARSALVSQISELSGLNEQLVSRSFATHTGADVTRHLFAVSAGLDSAVVGEREIAGQVRRALITAQQEGTASSGLVRLFQAASKTAKDVGAQTALGSRGLSIVSVALDLATDLAENDDWSTKQVVVFGTGAYAGATMSLLRERGCTEVSVYSSSGRAEGFVATRGGTALDADTLPAAVAAADVMIGCSGSDNRVEAAELARVRENSGKPLIAIDLALTHDFDPAVGELDGVELLTLESVRLAAPQEQAESLSQASAIVTGAAASFESEREARSVDTAIVALRRHTMNVLDAEMEKVRARHGCTAAAEEVEFALRRMVKQLLHIPTVRARELAANGQQDDYVAALEALYGIQVEQPQSATPAAECPVDHQQLRSESA
- the hemG gene encoding protoporphyrinogen oxidase: MRGGHSTPKTHPPKETAVVVGGGISGLLAARELALAGMSVTVLEARQEWGGCVGSHVVAGLRLDSGAESFATRSPAVADLARELGLADNIVSPHPGGAWVQLPDGPQELPKTGVLGIPANPWDREVRRSLGLIGAIRASMDRWLPASIGTSAEVTSVSSLVRVRMGKKVLERLVSPVVGGVHSADPGLLDIDMVAPGLRAGIRKYGSLAAAVAAQRKHATGSASSPAKPGSAVAGLKGGMNTLVAALVGDLRKRGVDLLTGKHADAVVRTRDGWLVTAGDSAYDAGRLVVALDGPAAVGLLEPSLPGLSGLRPAPGPLVSLVTMVVDLPELDRRPRGTGILVAPQTPGIKAKALTHATAKWDWLAAEAGPGTHVLRLSYGRREETGGGAESATDDGSLLAAALEDASALLTVPVSRADIVDWDVVRWSGALPFAAVGHKQRVAQVRKACAEVDGLTVVGGWLAGNGLAAVVADTRGQLATGWGQKHSRL
- the hemQ gene encoding hydrogen peroxide-dependent heme synthase, which codes for MSHTSAESVTKTAETEEQFYTLWTVFKRSADVLRSGDAAQEFEALAEKLADGGVILRGSYDVSAMRSDADIMVWLHGPKPEDLQSAVRSIRRSKLFAGTDIVWSAMGVHREAEFSKSHVPAYARGVEPSTWLCVYPFVRSYEWYLLPTEERGKMLRDHGMLGREFPQVISNTVSSFALGDWEWILGLEAPELVDLVDLMRHLRSTEARHHVREEIPFYTGRRVTAAEIAEVLA